One stretch of Leptospira bourretii DNA includes these proteins:
- a CDS encoding alginate export family protein, translated as MYISKGYFYFLLLAVFLPLTVPKAEPIDTQNSEGTVQTPKPYVSTMKEKGIDPEFNRHMFVEPELSKHSANSQQFWLNDVLRFGLYLRPRQESRYNLDFNASDKGYIDRTIQTSSIYFIFDPSPYVQAKVTLQDARVWGGESPASSGDIRANFFNNTADLYSKNQTNAVSLNQTGVREAFVTLNQLPLHSKLQVGRQIWAYGDQRMIGGGNWTVNGLSFDGARLMFNYENFKIHFLMARPYWTQSGTNGVVSANDPKLNSAATGTDTTLLGTYNSFTIPDWVTLDLYSLGVVRKWKKNPINPVTGLPESSNDDPQAMNRSKQNQNLITTGFRLTNRTKGNFLPDGKSWDFTWESAFQTGTSGRRIQDPYLKEYLPNEYDNSRTEREKYTGQMHVFQTGYTFFKKLRLGGQVLYASGDKNRADASVSTFQTLANPRFGVIPYFNSVAGISENINAQNLYSKSVSISYKTDSFGEFQVTYFQNDKAEKQDAWYAISGAANSTSSLGEKNPYPVSSDKGSTENYSNNSYSSPYALGKRIYTEVDLTWHGQINDFVSLWMGFGYLNAGDSVRNYRNSKIQYNTTTQSFEWNQNYLQGKNQLARDAYMAYAQINAAF; from the coding sequence ATGTATATTTCAAAAGGTTATTTCTATTTTCTATTGTTAGCGGTTTTTTTGCCGCTAACAGTGCCAAAAGCAGAACCAATAGATACACAAAATTCCGAAGGAACGGTTCAGACTCCCAAACCTTATGTTTCAACAATGAAAGAAAAAGGGATCGATCCTGAATTCAATCGGCATATGTTTGTGGAACCAGAGTTGTCCAAACATTCAGCTAACTCGCAACAATTTTGGTTAAATGATGTATTACGATTTGGATTGTATTTAAGGCCCAGACAAGAATCCAGATACAATTTGGATTTTAATGCTTCTGACAAAGGTTATATTGATAGAACCATCCAAACATCTTCCATTTATTTTATTTTTGACCCAAGTCCTTATGTTCAAGCAAAGGTAACACTCCAAGATGCTCGAGTTTGGGGTGGAGAATCACCGGCATCTTCTGGAGACATACGAGCTAATTTTTTTAATAATACTGCAGATCTTTATTCAAAGAACCAAACAAATGCAGTTTCTTTAAACCAAACAGGAGTTAGAGAAGCATTTGTGACTCTCAACCAACTCCCCCTCCATTCTAAATTACAAGTAGGAAGGCAAATTTGGGCTTATGGAGACCAACGGATGATTGGTGGAGGAAACTGGACAGTGAACGGCCTTTCTTTCGATGGCGCAAGACTCATGTTCAATTATGAGAATTTTAAAATCCACTTTTTAATGGCAAGGCCCTACTGGACACAAAGCGGAACTAACGGTGTCGTTTCAGCAAACGATCCTAAACTCAACTCGGCAGCAACAGGAACAGATACAACACTTCTCGGAACCTATAATAGTTTTACCATTCCTGATTGGGTGACTTTGGATCTTTATAGTTTGGGAGTGGTTCGCAAATGGAAAAAAAATCCAATCAATCCTGTGACTGGTTTGCCTGAATCTTCGAATGATGATCCGCAAGCAATGAATCGAAGTAAACAAAACCAAAACCTGATCACAACAGGATTTCGTCTGACCAACAGAACCAAAGGAAATTTCCTTCCAGACGGAAAATCATGGGACTTCACTTGGGAATCTGCTTTCCAAACAGGAACCAGTGGCAGACGCATCCAAGACCCGTATTTAAAAGAATACCTACCCAATGAATATGACAACTCGAGGACCGAAAGAGAAAAATACACAGGTCAAATGCATGTGTTTCAAACCGGGTATACTTTTTTCAAAAAACTACGGTTAGGTGGACAAGTTTTATACGCATCTGGTGACAAAAATAGAGCAGATGCTTCTGTATCTACTTTCCAAACACTTGCCAATCCGAGATTTGGAGTGATTCCCTATTTTAATAGTGTGGCCGGGATTTCAGAAAACATCAACGCACAGAATCTTTATTCAAAGTCAGTAAGTATCAGTTATAAAACCGATTCCTTTGGAGAATTCCAGGTCACCTACTTCCAGAATGATAAAGCAGAAAAACAAGATGCTTGGTATGCCATCAGCGGTGCTGCCAATTCCACAAGTTCTCTGGGAGAAAAAAATCCTTATCCCGTTTCCTCCGACAAAGGCAGTACAGAGAATTATTCTAATAATTCATACTCTTCTCCTTATGCCCTGGGAAAACGAATTTATACGGAAGTGGATTTGACTTGGCACGGACAAATTAATGATTTTGTTTCATTATGGATGGGATTTGGGTATTTGAATGCGGGGGATTCGGTTCGTAATTATCGAAATAGCAAAATCCAATACAATACGACCACACAATCCTTTGAATGGAACCAAAACTACTTACAAGGCAAAAACCAACTGGCACGTGACGCCTATATGGCCTATGCCCAAATCAACGCTGCTTTTTAA
- a CDS encoding LIC_13355 family lipoprotein produces the protein MQKHLNTKTLCLMFLVIFVSSSFCKPSSSASGEENLAALLPLLNAASSSSFCPKSPLPSDIYLATTVVSASANVSGFSDPNKAINGVCGAGELVGSLDVYALDITGPGASIVLSWGGKTVKNVFGDDFIVYDNSFRISDDTNTYAMDPSVIQVSIDGTNYCGFNPSYSGANVNLMDSWTKFGGLRPVYYNMTTKPYTNEDLFINTGGLFLLGGGDGFDLDQIDENDPNDSGCNGTLVTNIKTIGFKFIKITSASNVNNPGNPGNKFPWPPGSYNGSDIDGVVAREIQ, from the coding sequence ATGCAAAAACATTTAAACACAAAAACGTTATGTCTAATGTTCTTAGTGATTTTTGTATCCTCCTCCTTTTGCAAACCATCCTCTTCCGCATCGGGGGAAGAAAACCTGGCTGCCCTATTGCCTTTGCTCAATGCGGCAAGTAGTTCTAGTTTTTGTCCCAAATCCCCTCTTCCCTCAGATATTTATCTTGCCACAACAGTTGTTAGTGCAAGTGCCAATGTTTCCGGATTTTCTGATCCAAACAAAGCAATCAATGGAGTCTGCGGAGCCGGCGAACTTGTAGGATCCTTAGATGTTTATGCTTTAGACATCACAGGTCCAGGTGCCTCCATCGTTCTCAGTTGGGGTGGAAAAACAGTAAAGAATGTATTCGGTGACGACTTTATTGTTTATGACAATAGTTTTCGTATTTCCGATGATACCAATACTTATGCAATGGATCCCTCAGTGATTCAAGTTTCGATTGATGGAACGAATTATTGTGGATTTAACCCCAGTTATTCGGGTGCAAATGTCAACTTAATGGACAGTTGGACAAAATTTGGTGGACTCCGACCAGTTTATTACAATATGACAACAAAACCATATACCAATGAAGACTTATTCATTAATACAGGTGGATTGTTTTTGTTAGGTGGTGGAGACGGTTTCGATTTAGACCAAATAGACGAAAACGATCCTAACGACTCAGGTTGTAATGGAACACTTGTCACCAATATCAAAACGATTGGGTTTAAATTTATCAAAATTACATCTGCCAGTAACGTGAATAATCCCGGGAATCCAGGGAACAAATTCCCTTGGCCCCCCGGCAGTTACAATGGAAGTGATATTGATGGTGTGGTCGCCCGCGAGATTCAGTAA
- a CDS encoding slr1658 superfamily regulator: MNQKASIIMGDYHSIPENLPADGQLRLIFQPIDMTSYWRRCGLTANFVAGFYSYCYEASETKANSLSTIINELLENASKFSKSKNGEVNVELKQYGNLLRIDVLNVASKTLRDSFELFVKKLISENVEEMYFSTLETKEDGDTNSGLGLLMMLKDYRVRFGYSFTEIDADTHEIIVRAIINVEEI; encoded by the coding sequence TTGAATCAAAAGGCATCCATCATTATGGGGGATTACCACAGCATTCCAGAAAATTTGCCTGCCGATGGCCAACTTCGATTGATCTTCCAACCAATTGATATGACATCTTATTGGAGAAGGTGCGGACTTACTGCAAACTTTGTTGCCGGATTTTATTCCTATTGTTACGAAGCAAGTGAGACCAAAGCCAACTCCCTCTCTACCATCATTAACGAACTTTTGGAGAATGCTTCTAAATTCTCAAAATCGAAGAATGGTGAAGTCAATGTAGAACTGAAACAATATGGAAATCTTTTAAGGATTGATGTTTTAAATGTAGCGTCAAAAACCTTACGAGATAGTTTTGAGCTTTTTGTGAAAAAACTCATATCAGAAAACGTGGAGGAGATGTATTTTTCTACACTCGAAACCAAAGAAGATGGTGATACCAATTCAGGACTAGGACTTCTCATGATGTTAAAAGACTATCGTGTCCGATTTGGTTATAGTTTCACTGAGATCGATGCCGATACTCATGAAATCATAGTAAGAGCAATTATCAACGTAGAAGAGATATAA
- a CDS encoding sodium-dependent bicarbonate transport family permease, whose amino-acid sequence MDFHAALNNILNPPVLFFFLGMGVVFFKSDLRITEGVSKFLSLYLLFSIGFKGGHELFKSPFAEEHLLTLIACMFMACFVPIYSYFIFKAKLDHANSAALAGSFGSISAVTFVTAGAFLHSYGYEYQGFIVAGMALMESPAIVLAVILDRLGKKKNHENINEKIQWKQLLHEAFFSSSVYILIGALIVGYLSGESGWNTTKPFTEDIFKGLLTFFLLDKGIDAAKQMRELKKVGFFLVGSALAIMVINVVIAILLTKIIQMPIGDALMFVVLCASASYIAVPAAMKESIPEANPSIYLTVALSIVFPINIIIGIPLYFYILKVISGVA is encoded by the coding sequence ATGGATTTCCATGCAGCACTCAACAACATATTAAACCCACCGGTACTCTTTTTCTTTTTAGGAATGGGTGTCGTATTTTTCAAATCAGATCTAAGGATTACGGAAGGTGTCTCCAAATTCCTATCTTTGTATCTTTTGTTCTCCATCGGCTTCAAAGGCGGCCATGAACTTTTCAAATCCCCTTTTGCGGAAGAACATTTGTTAACACTCATCGCCTGTATGTTTATGGCATGTTTTGTTCCCATTTATTCTTACTTTATCTTCAAAGCAAAACTGGATCATGCGAACTCTGCAGCCCTTGCAGGAAGTTTTGGTTCGATCAGTGCCGTTACCTTTGTGACCGCTGGTGCTTTTTTACACAGTTATGGATATGAATACCAAGGTTTCATCGTTGCAGGAATGGCCCTTATGGAATCACCTGCGATTGTTCTCGCAGTGATTTTAGATCGTTTGGGTAAAAAGAAAAACCATGAAAACATAAACGAAAAAATTCAATGGAAACAATTACTCCACGAAGCTTTCTTTAGTTCTTCAGTTTATATTTTGATCGGAGCACTCATCGTTGGTTATCTTTCTGGCGAATCTGGTTGGAATACCACAAAACCTTTTACGGAAGATATTTTTAAAGGACTTCTCACTTTCTTTCTTTTGGACAAAGGAATTGATGCCGCAAAACAAATGCGTGAACTAAAGAAAGTCGGATTTTTTTTGGTTGGATCAGCACTTGCCATCATGGTGATCAACGTGGTCATCGCGATTCTACTCACAAAGATCATCCAAATGCCAATCGGTGATGCATTGATGTTTGTCGTACTCTGTGCCTCTGCATCCTATATTGCAGTACCAGCTGCCATGAAAGAATCCATTCCGGAAGCAAACCCAAGTATTTACCTAACCGTTGCCTTATCGATTGTATTCCCCATCAATATCATCATTGGAATCCCTTTATACTTTTACATACTAAAAGTGATAAGCGGAGTTGCTTAA
- a CDS encoding slr1659 superfamily regulator, with the protein MEIKDLDYNIQYDEATKTVRFTGSIRLQNLPAYEPLKIFLRDAAKLCQGSLLTLDFRDLQFVNSSGITTLSMFIIDSRKSAACQIKIQGSLNVSWQSKSLSNFKKLWDQVVLEIS; encoded by the coding sequence ATGGAAATCAAAGACTTAGATTACAATATACAATACGACGAAGCCACTAAGACTGTCAGATTCACAGGTTCCATCCGCTTGCAGAACTTACCAGCTTATGAACCCTTAAAAATATTTTTAAGGGATGCGGCCAAACTTTGCCAAGGCTCATTATTAACCTTGGACTTTCGAGATTTACAATTTGTAAACAGTTCGGGAATCACAACCCTATCCATGTTCATTATCGATTCCAGAAAAAGTGCAGCATGCCAAATTAAGATCCAAGGATCTCTTAACGTTTCTTGGCAGTCAAAATCTCTATCCAATTTCAAAAAACTTTGGGACCAAGTGGTTTTGGAAATTTCCTAA
- a CDS encoding TetR/AcrR family transcriptional regulator, with protein MLEASNKQRRIRNSLSREEIRNVSLLILKEEGLEGLSMRKIANRLGCSVASPYSYYESQIDLVQDLIKSGEDELLSMLKKASAEVDTKSAFQQLAAIARAYFNFASNNRELHKVMFVTDYGGVHRKAFPQLPKSYRFFLETVRIGFESGEIPYPKNEYPAIARLMWSWMYGVIVLDMTGMLRKRKGSGNPIEEGISYFQKLLSKKEI; from the coding sequence ATGTTGGAAGCTTCAAACAAACAAAGACGGATTCGCAATAGCCTTTCTCGAGAGGAAATTAGAAACGTTTCTCTCCTGATTTTAAAGGAAGAAGGATTGGAAGGTCTTTCCATGCGAAAGATTGCCAACCGACTTGGTTGCAGTGTTGCCAGTCCTTATTCCTATTATGAAAGCCAAATTGACCTTGTCCAAGACTTAATCAAATCAGGTGAGGATGAGCTCCTCTCCATGCTAAAAAAGGCAAGTGCGGAAGTAGACACTAAGTCCGCCTTCCAACAATTAGCTGCCATTGCACGTGCCTATTTTAATTTCGCAAGTAACAACCGAGAGTTACACAAAGTAATGTTTGTGACTGACTACGGCGGAGTCCATAGAAAAGCATTCCCTCAATTACCAAAAAGTTATCGTTTCTTTTTAGAAACAGTTCGCATTGGATTTGAATCCGGTGAAATTCCCTATCCAAAAAATGAATATCCTGCCATTGCACGATTGATGTGGAGTTGGATGTATGGAGTGATTGTTTTGGATATGACTGGAATGCTTCGAAAAAGAAAAGGTTCAGGAAACCCCATTGAAGAAGGGATTTCCTATTTCCAAAAACTTTTGAGTAAAAAAGAAATCTAA
- a CDS encoding lysophospholipid acyltransferase family protein — translation MFYYVGRSIGFVLMWIVVKPMRLKYGHKKVEIQNDHILRKLNGKSAILISNHIKPRNKFLKAITMPYDAFVIRGVLKRYGIYTTALTSYDSGVSNKGKKRKWVHRKEQLVKGIVKSIDLIPLNRSESDPTTIKDFKRRIGRGNLGIGIFPEGTWYRGFRKGRKLYPGMVVLSKRYNLPIIPLFLDAYNLNKPIRLSVGNPIWEVTDAPETISYIRSELIRLKDKGTSVTISDTTKEMLDDENEGLEISPVG, via the coding sequence ATGTTCTATTATGTAGGAAGATCAATTGGATTTGTGCTGATGTGGATTGTGGTGAAACCAATGCGTTTGAAGTACGGACACAAAAAAGTTGAAATTCAAAATGACCATATCTTACGCAAGTTAAATGGAAAATCTGCCATTTTGATTTCAAACCACATCAAACCAAGAAATAAGTTTTTAAAAGCAATTACAATGCCTTATGATGCCTTCGTGATTCGAGGGGTTCTCAAACGATATGGAATTTATACAACTGCACTTACTAGTTACGATTCTGGAGTTTCCAACAAAGGAAAAAAGAGAAAATGGGTTCACCGAAAAGAACAACTGGTGAAAGGAATTGTAAAGTCCATTGATTTGATTCCACTCAACCGAAGTGAGTCTGATCCAACAACAATCAAAGACTTTAAACGAAGGATTGGACGTGGCAATTTAGGAATTGGTATTTTTCCCGAAGGTACTTGGTACCGAGGATTTCGTAAAGGTAGAAAATTATATCCGGGTATGGTTGTTTTGAGTAAACGATACAATTTACCAATCATTCCATTGTTTCTTGATGCTTATAATTTGAATAAACCCATTCGATTGTCTGTTGGAAATCCAATTTGGGAAGTAACTGATGCACCCGAAACCATTAGTTACATTCGAAGTGAACTCATTCGTTTGAAAGATAAAGGAACTTCTGTTACGATATCTGATACAACCAAAGAAATGTTAGATGATGAAAACGAAGGTTTGGAAATCTCACCAGTAGGTTAG